ACGGGTCCGTCGAGACGCTGGAGGTTGCAGTTGATGACGAAAATGAGGTTGTCAAGCCGCTCGCGCGCGGCGACCGCGATCGAGCCGAGCGCCTCGGGCTCGTCGGTCTCGCCGTCGCCCACAAAGGCCCAGACCTTCTGGTCGCTCGGTTTCAGAAGCCCACGGTCTTCGAGGTAGCGAATGAAGCGCGCCTGATAGATGGCCATGATCGGCCCAAGCCCCATCGACACGGTTGGGAAGCTCCAGAACTCCGGCATGAGCCACGGGTGGGGATACGACGACAGGCCGGGCTTGTCGTGCAGCTCGTGGCGGAAGTTGTCGATCTGCTCGAGTGGGATGCGCCCCTCGAGGAAGGCGCGCGCGTAGTTGCCCGGCGAGGCGTGGCCCTGGAAGTAGATGAGATCGCCGGGATGCTCCCTGGAGGGGGCGCGGAAGAAGTGGTTGTAGCCCACCTCGTAGAGCGTGGCCGCCGACGCGAACGTCGAGATGTGTCCGCCGATGCCCTCTTCCTCCCGGTTGGCGCGCACGACCATCGCCATGGCGTTCCAGCGCACGAGGCTCTTGATGCGCCGCTCGATCTCGCGGTTGCCGGGGTAGGGACGCTGTGCGCTGCGCGGGATCGTGTTGATGTACGGCGTGTTCGCCGTGAACGGGATCCGCACGCCGCGGCTCTGCGCGCGAATCGACAGCTCGCCAAGCAGGTCGCACACGCGCTCAGGTCCGGTGCGTTCTAGCACCTCCTCGAGCGAGGCGATCCATTCCTGCGTCTCGACGGCCTCGCGATCCTTGCTGCGAGGTGTAGGGTCTGCCATAGCTGCCGTCCTCGACCCGGTCCATCGTTCCGGTAGAAACAACTACTTCAGGACGGTCCGCAGTTCCCGCGCGGCCGGTGCCGCCGGCAATTATCCCCAAGTGTCGTGTGTCTCGACCGGCCGCACAACCAGGGCGCCGATCAGACCGACCGCTGCGGTTCGACGATGACCTTGAGCGCCTTGCGCTGCTCGACGAGTTCGAGGCCTGCGATCAGTTCGTCCAGAGCGATCACGTGCGTGACGAGATCGCGCACGTTGACTTGGCCCGACGCGATCAAATCGAGGGCCGTGCGGTTGTCGGCAGGCGCCGAGCCGTGCGTGCCGGTCACGAAGAACTCCCGGTAGTGGATCAGGTTGCTGTTGATCGTCACCATCGGTGCGTCCTTGGGCAGGCCGCCGAAGAAATTGACGCTGCCGCGCTTGGCGACGAGCTCGATCGCTTCGGCCTGCGCCTGAGGTGCGCCGCAGGCGACAATGACCCGGTCAATGCCGCGCCCACCCGAGATACGTTCGACGGCGTCTTTCAACGACTCGACGCTCGAGTCAATGTAGTGATCGGCGCCGGCGACGGGCTTGACCATGTCGAGCCGGTCGGCCGAGATGTCCGCCACCGCGACCATCGAGGCCCCGCGCGCGCGGGCGAGCTGCGCGTGCAGGCAGCCAAGCGGCCCGCTGCCGATAATGAGCACCGTGTCGCCCTCGCCCAGCCGTGAGAGATCCTGTCCGTTGATGGCGCACGCGAGCGGCTCGGCGAGCGCCGCCTCGTGGTCGCTCACGTTGGCCGGCACGGCGTTGACGCAGCCGGTGCGCACCGCCACGGGCGGCACGGCCATGAGCTCGGCGAACGCGCCGTCGAACTGGTAGCCGATCG
This portion of the Verrucomicrobiota bacterium genome encodes:
- a CDS encoding zinc-dependent dehydrogenase — protein: MKAAVYEAPGRIEVREVAEPQCPEEGLLLKVLACAICGTDVKIYRHGHRHIRPPRITGHELCGEIIEVGTDVGGYAVGQRVAVAPAVPCGECDTCRRGIFGMCDNLAPIGYQFDGAFAELMAVPPVAVRTGCVNAVPANVSDHEAALAEPLACAINGQDLSRLGEGDTVLIIGSGPLGCLHAQLARARGASMVAVADISADRLDMVKPVAGADHYIDSSVESLKDAVERISGGRGIDRVIVACGAPQAQAEAIELVAKRGSVNFFGGLPKDAPMVTINSNLIHYREFFVTGTHGSAPADNRTALDLIASGQVNVRDLVTHVIALDELIAGLELVEQRKALKVIVEPQRSV